The following are from one region of the Roseobacter fucihabitans genome:
- a CDS encoding phosphodiesterase, translating into MKLVHISDIHLTAPGERMGGLNPHRRFAQALDDVRAHHSDATRIIITGDLTHWGEPAAYATLVDALNDLPCPVRLLIGNHDDRAAFLSAFPDHPKDASGFINHAETVNGTRLIYLDTTEPRTHAGHFCSRRRDWLEAELLHCTHARLFMHHNAMALGLPAEDKIALVPEDRRPLAELLTKYRERIDYIHFGHVHAPVYGTWCGIPFAAVRSTGNQSLPNLKEQELLQGAPMAPSYAVILASDSDTIIHDIPFTWDGPVFSTGTAWEDWAKPVAAE; encoded by the coding sequence ATGAAGCTTGTCCATATCTCCGACATTCATTTGACGGCTCCCGGTGAACGCATGGGCGGATTGAACCCCCACAGACGTTTCGCACAAGCGCTCGACGATGTGCGGGCGCATCACAGCGATGCCACGCGGATCATCATCACCGGCGATTTGACCCACTGGGGCGAACCTGCGGCCTATGCGACACTTGTTGATGCCCTGAACGATCTACCCTGTCCCGTGCGCTTGTTGATCGGCAACCACGATGACCGCGCCGCGTTTCTCAGTGCTTTTCCGGACCATCCCAAAGACGCGTCGGGTTTCATCAACCACGCAGAAACGGTGAACGGTACGCGTCTGATCTACCTCGACACGACCGAGCCTCGCACCCATGCAGGCCATTTTTGCAGCCGCCGCCGCGACTGGCTGGAGGCCGAACTCCTACACTGCACCCATGCGCGCCTGTTCATGCATCACAATGCCATGGCCCTTGGCCTGCCTGCCGAAGACAAGATCGCTCTCGTGCCAGAAGACCGCAGACCACTGGCCGAGCTTTTGACAAAGTACCGCGAGCGCATCGACTACATCCATTTTGGCCATGTCCATGCGCCAGTGTACGGGACTTGGTGCGGGATTCCTTTCGCTGCCGTCCGCTCGACCGGGAATCAATCCCTGCCAAATCTGAAGGAGCAGGAGCTGCTGCAGGGTGCTCCAATGGCCCCGTCCTATGCCGTGATCCTTGCAAGTGACAGCGACACAATTATCCATGATATTCCCTTTACGTGGGATGGGCCGGTTTTCAGCACAGGGACCGCATGGGAAGATTGGGCCAAACCGGTTGCCGCAGAATGA
- a CDS encoding phosphodiesterase yields MKFIHLTDTHVIGEGALYGQDPAARLRAAVASINAEHGDADFVVLTGDMTHWGDAAAYARFSREIKNLTMPVHLMVGNHDDTAAFGEAFPETPRDDNGFVQSGFDTPFGRFLLLDTKDQDTHAGAYCPARQAWLDRELDQTEGPIVLFMHHPPFKTGIAAMDQIMLQDAESFYDVIASHKTRIRHLFFGHVHRAIFGNWRGISYSCMRGLNHQVALELNGASERIAANFESPAYGVVLLSDDQVTVHLHDFADRSERFFL; encoded by the coding sequence ATGAAGTTCATCCATCTCACCGACACGCATGTCATTGGCGAAGGCGCGCTCTATGGCCAAGACCCGGCCGCGCGGCTGCGTGCCGCTGTGGCCTCCATCAATGCCGAACATGGCGACGCGGATTTCGTTGTTCTGACCGGTGACATGACCCATTGGGGCGACGCGGCGGCCTACGCGCGGTTTTCGCGCGAAATCAAAAACCTCACCATGCCCGTGCATCTGATGGTGGGCAATCACGACGATACAGCAGCTTTTGGCGAGGCTTTCCCAGAAACACCCCGCGATGACAACGGTTTTGTCCAAAGCGGTTTTGACACCCCGTTCGGGCGGTTTCTCTTGCTGGACACCAAGGACCAAGATACCCACGCAGGCGCATATTGCCCCGCGCGCCAAGCGTGGTTGGATCGCGAACTGGACCAAACCGAAGGCCCAATCGTCCTGTTCATGCACCACCCGCCATTCAAGACAGGCATCGCCGCGATGGACCAGATCATGTTGCAAGATGCAGAGTCCTTCTACGATGTCATCGCCTCCCACAAGACGCGCATCCGGCACCTGTTCTTTGGCCACGTGCATCGTGCGATTTTTGGCAATTGGCGCGGCATCAGCTATTCGTGCATGCGCGGCCTCAACCACCAGGTCGCCTTGGAGTTGAACGGTGCGTCCGAACGCATTGCGGCAAATTTCGAATCTCCGGCTTATGGCGTGGTACTGTTGAGCGACGATCAGGTTACAGTTCATTTGCACGATTTTGCAGATCGCTCAGAACGGTTCTTTTTGTGA
- a CDS encoding RidA family protein, whose product MRDVIFPNDKQANYEAYGYSAAVRSGGFLFISGQVGVDASGSAIKDPAAQFQLAFINLGGVLEAAGCGFNDIVDVTTFHVDMYEHFDAFASAKQRVFPNPPFPNWTAIGVVCLADPDLLLEIKAIAKLTSFT is encoded by the coding sequence ATGCGGGACGTGATTTTTCCAAACGATAAACAAGCGAACTACGAGGCCTACGGATATTCAGCGGCGGTGAGAAGTGGCGGTTTCCTGTTCATTTCAGGACAGGTCGGCGTCGATGCGTCGGGCAGCGCGATCAAAGATCCGGCAGCGCAGTTCCAATTGGCCTTTATCAATCTGGGTGGCGTTTTAGAGGCGGCAGGGTGTGGATTTAACGATATCGTCGATGTCACAACCTTCCACGTAGACATGTACGAACACTTCGACGCGTTTGCGTCCGCGAAGCAGAGGGTATTTCCAAATCCACCATTTCCAAACTGGACCGCCATTGGTGTTGTTTGCTTGGCTGATCCCGATCTTTTGTTGGAGATCAAGGCCATCGCAAAACTTACATCGTTCACTTGA
- a CDS encoding TetR/AcrR family transcriptional regulator, with the protein MPRPKSYDRQDAIAKACNVFWEHGFQDLGVREIERLTGLNQFAIRSEFGGKEGLYLETLKYYCDAAITAEMAPMKQGSIPEIISFFKGLVTPGSTTSSDYGCLIVNTGIENARIQSPRLENAVRSYWNSLEGHFLIALENEHTAQGEGATFTPHILAASLVPAVMGIHAQNRSQRDQTAGRPLVDLICSILSGYRPS; encoded by the coding sequence ATGCCGCGCCCGAAGTCATATGATCGCCAAGATGCCATCGCAAAAGCGTGCAACGTGTTCTGGGAACATGGGTTTCAGGACCTCGGCGTGCGTGAGATTGAACGACTGACTGGCCTCAACCAATTCGCCATTCGCTCTGAGTTTGGCGGCAAGGAAGGTCTCTACCTTGAAACATTGAAATACTACTGTGACGCCGCAATCACGGCGGAAATGGCTCCAATGAAACAAGGCAGCATTCCTGAAATCATCTCCTTCTTTAAGGGCTTGGTCACACCGGGATCCACGACATCCAGCGATTATGGTTGTTTGATCGTCAACACCGGCATTGAGAACGCCCGTATCCAAAGCCCACGGCTTGAAAATGCGGTGCGCTCATATTGGAATAGTCTTGAAGGCCACTTTCTGATCGCCCTTGAGAATGAACATACGGCGCAAGGCGAAGGGGCGACGTTCACACCTCATATCTTGGCCGCGTCGCTGGTTCCGGCTGTGATGGGCATTCATGCGCAAAACAGATCGCAGCGGGATCAGACCGCGGGTCGCCCTCTCGTCGATCTCATATGCTCAATTCTAAGCGGGTATCGGCCATCATGA